The Streptomyces sp. ALI-76-A nucleotide sequence ACGACAAGAAGCCGGAGAGTTCGGCGTCCTCCTCCAAGGAAAGTGGGTCTCGACCGAGCACGCAGGAGGGTGAGTCGGAAGCGCCCCTCGCGGAGTTGAGGGGACCTGACGGACTCGTACTCGAGATCACCTCCGCCGAGCGGGATTCCGGCGGTTTCGTCACCGTGAACGGAATTCTGAAGAACGACGGCGACAAGGGCGTGGCGATCCCTGCCTCGCTGAGTGGCAACGAGACCGAGATCATCAGGAACGGTCGGTCCCTCGGCGGCGCGACGCTCGTGGATTCGAAGGGGAAGAAGCGGTACTACGTGCTGCGCGACACGGATGGCCGTCCGCTGACGACCACGGGCTTCTCCACAGTGAAGGCTGGCGAGACCGTGGCCGTCTTCATGCAGTTCCCCGCGCCCCCCACCGACACGACCGACGTCACCTTCCAGCTCCCCGCCTTTGCCACCGCCTCCATCCAGATCTCCGGGTGAGGCCACCCATGACCCACGTGCGCCTCAGCCTGATCCTCACGGCAACCTCCTTTCTCCTGGCCGGGACCACCATCTCCGCCCAAGCCGCCGACGACCCCAGCGTCCCCCCCGGCACCGAACCCACCGCCTCCGCCCCCGTCAACGTCGACGCCAACGACCCCGACCTGAAGATCCCCGAGGGGGCCACCCTCGCCGAGCCCAAGGTTCTGGACATCAAGCAGGTCGTCGAGGACCAGACCGGTGACGAGCGGCGCGAGGACACGAACGCGGACGTGAAGTTCGCCTTGCAGGCCGAGGTGTTGTTCGGCAAGGACAGCGCGAAGCTGAGCGCGGAGGCGCGGGCCCGTATCTCCTCGATCGCGGAGGAGATCAAGACGCAGAACGCGACGAAGATCCGGGTCTTCGGGTTCACGGACAACCTCGGTTCGTCCGCCCACGGCGACGTCCTGTCGAAGCGGCGCGCCAACGCCGTACAGGCGGTCCTGGGCCAGGAACTCAACGACGCGAACGTCACGTTCGAGGTCCGCGGCTACGGCGAGCAGTACCCGATCTCCTCCAACGCCACGGAGTCCGGCCGCAAGAAGAACCGAAGGGTCGAGGTCTCCTTCCCGCGCACGGAGAACTGACCTCACCCCGGCACACACGTGACCGCACTCGTGGCGGGGCCGGCGGCGTCGGGGTGTCGGTACGTACACCGTCCACCGGGTGGCCAGAGCCATCGTGCGGCGCCGCCGCTGTTCGTAACGTCGCCGGTATGGCTGACAACGGAGAACTCGGCGGCGTCGACGGCGCAGGCAGCAGGAGTACCCGCACCGACACGGACACGGCCGGCGCCGCCTCGCGGCGGCAGGCGTTGCGACGGCTCGCCGGGGTGGCGGGCGGGGCCGCGCTCGCCGTCGGCGTCGGCGCGGGAACCGCGCGGGCGACCGGACGTCCGCGCACCGGCGTGCGCACGTACGTCCTGGTCCACGGCACCCACAGCGCCGGCGCCTTCTGGACGGCGATCGGCCGGGAACTGGCGCTGCGCGGACATCGCGTGGTCGCGGTGGACCAACCCCTGCACGGCACCGAGCGGTTCGTGCCGCAGGCGTACCGGACGCAGGACCCGCGCGCTCTCGCCACGGAGCCCTCGCCGGTCGCCGCACTCACCCTGGACGACTTCGAACGACGGGTCACCGACGCCGTACGCCGGGCCGCACGCCTCGGCGACCCCGTGGTGCTGGTCGGGCACAGCATGGGCGGTCTCTCGGTGAGCAGGGTGGGGGACGCCGTCCCCGAACTCCTCGCCCACATCTGCTACATGGCCGCCTTCTGCCCGAGCCGCACCATGCCCTCCCTGAACGCCTGCGCGACCTCGCCCGAAGGGCAGCGCGCCATCAGCCCGGTGGACCAGGTCGTCGGGGATCCGGAGAAGCTCGGGGTGCTGCGCCTCAACTGGCGCACCTCCAGCCGCCGTGACCTCGTGGTGTTCAAGGAGATGATCTGCGCGGACCGTACGGACGCCGAGTTCGAGCGCGAGCTGGAGGGCCTACAGACGGACGAGTCGCTGACCGCGTACGCGGACCGGGCCGTCGGCCGCGCGGGCACGTGGGGACGGATCCCCCGCACCTATCTGCGGTTCGGCAAGGACCGGACCATCGCCCCCGAACTCCAGGACCGCATGATCGCGGAAGCCGACGCCCTCACCCCGCACCGCCGCTTCAGGGTCCACGACTTCCCGGACGCCGGGCACCTCGGCCCCGCGGACCCGGCCCGCCTGACGGACGTCCTGCACGGTCTGCGGGTGTAGCCGCGACCGCGGTGGGCCGCGGCACGCCCATCCTCAGCACCTTGAAGGACCCTGAAGGCGCCCTGAAAGCACTCCCAAGGCACCCGAATATCCGGACGGCACGAAGGAACCGCGGTGACCCTCGCCCCTTGAGCCGAAGTCGAGAGCGTTCTGCGGCAGCAGCGGTACGTCACCGACGTCCTCGTCCCCGGACAGCTCGAACGGGACGGCGCGCTCCCGCTGTTCAAGCCAGTGACCGTCGCGGTGTTCGTCGTCCTCGACGAGGGGGTGCTGCGGATCGAGAACGTCGAGGACCAGGCCCAGCTGACCGCGAGCGTCGTCGCGTCCGTCTCCCCGGAGGACATCGGCTTCTTCGACGGTCGGCGCCGCCTCACGGCGGCAGGTGGGGTGGCGGAGCTGCCCCCGGCAGTCGTGTAGCGCACCCGGCTATTCCGCCTGCGGCCGTTCCGGCGGCCGTTCCGGCGGCCGTCCCTCCGGCCGTCCCTCCGGTCCCTCTCCTGGCTCTTCCTCGTCCTCCGCCCCGGCCTGTTCGCCGGGACCGACGTGGACCTCCACCCTGACCTCCACCCGCACCCCGGCCCGCAGCCCCCACCCCGCCATCGCCCCGGCCTCCGCCTCCAGCACGTGCCGGGAACGCAGCCGGGGGAGACCGAGCCGCCCCGGCTTCATCGTGCGGACGGCGAGGACGCGCAGGCCGCGGTCGAGGTACGCCACGTCGATGGGCATCCGCATGCCGAACGTGTGCACGCTGCCGGCCGGGGTCAGCAGCATCGCCCCGTCGACGGTGTCCCGCCCGAGCAGCCCCTTCGTACGGGCCCGGTAGGAGGCCGCGATCTCCAGGGGCACGCCGGCCCGCCCCGCTCCCTGCCCGTCGCGCACCACCAGTCTTCCCCGTCCGTCGAGCCAGCGCCCCACGCAGGTCACCTCCCCGTGCCGCTGTGCGATACCGAACGAACGTAGCCGACCCGGCCGGCTCCGGGACCGTGGTGAGCGGACCGGGGGCCACGGAGCTCGCCGACTCGCCCGCGCAGGGTCGTGCGCCCGGCGAAGGGGGTAGGGAAGCGCTCATGACCACTCTCGGAGCCGTGTTCCGCCCCCAGCTGCCCCCCGAACGCCTGCGGTCCGTCGCCCGTCTCGCCGATGACGTCGGCCTGGAGGAGCTGTGGCTCTGGGAGGACTGCTTCCGCGAGGGCGGGATCTCCGCGGCGGCCGCCGCCCTCGCCTGGACCGAGCGGGTGCGGGTCGGCGTCGGACTGCTGCCGGTGCCGCTACGGAACGTCGCCGTCACCGCGATGGAGGCGGCCACCCTGCACCGGCTGTTCCCCGGCCGGGCCGTGCTCGGCGTCGGGCACGGGGTGCAGGACTGGATGGGGCAGGTCGGCGCGCGGGTGGAGTCCCCGCTGACGCTGCTGCGCGAGCATCTCGTGGCGCTGCGCGCTCTGCTGCGGGGGGAGACCGTCACGACCGACGGACGCTACGTCGCGCTGGACGACGTCGCCCTCGACTGGCCGCCGGCCGGTGACGGCGACATCCCGGTGCTCGCCGGGGCCACCGGGCCGCGCACGCTGCGACTCACCGGCGAGGTCGCGGACGGCACCGTACTCACCGCGGCCACCACGCCCGACGGCGTACGGCGGGCGCGCGATCTCATCGACGAGGGGCGGGCGGCCGCCGGGCGGACCGACCCCCACCAGGTCGTCGTCTACCTCCTGACCGCCACCGGACCGCACGCCGCCGCCCGGCTGCGTGCCGAGCTGACGGCCGAGAAGCTGCACCCGGCACCGGACCTCGGGGTCGCCGGGCACGCCGGTGCGGTCGCCGAGGCCGTCCAGCGGATCGCGGAGGCGGGCGCCGACGCGGTGATCCTCCAGCCGACGGGCGACGAACCGGACCCGGAGGGATTCCTGCGGTTCACGGCGGAGGAGGTCCGGCCCCTGGTGCCGTGACGCGACCGCGACCGCGACCGTCACCGCCACCTGCCCGCGCCGACCGGCTCCACCGTTCAGCCCGGGCGGTGGTCCCCCGTCGCCCCGTCGACGAGTTCCCGCACGATGTCCATGTGCCCCGCGTGTCGCGCGGTCTCCTCGAGCATGTGGACCAGGACCCAGCGCAGGGACACCGCGTCGCCCTGCCGCCACGCCGGCCGGCCCAGGTCGTCCAGCGAGCGCTCGGCGATCATGCGGTCGGCGGCGGCGCGGGCACGGCCGTAGAACGCGACGATCCGCTCCGTCGTGTCGTCCTCCGTCCGCATGTCCTCCTCGGTGTACGGGTCGAACCAGAGCGGCTCGACCTCTCCGCCGAAGGTCTCGACGAACCAGCCGTACTCCACCGAGGCGAGGTGCTTGACCAGCCCGAGCAGGGTCGTCCCGGACGGTGTCACGGGGCGGCGCAGCTGCTCGTCGTCCAGCCCGTCCAGTTTCCACAGCACCGCGTCCCGGTGCCGGTCGAGCCCGGCCCGCAGTGTCTCCTTCTCCCCGCCCGCGTACGGCATGCCCGAAGCGCCCTCAGTCGTCATGCCCCGAAAATTAACAGCGCCCA carries:
- a CDS encoding LLM class flavin-dependent oxidoreductase; the encoded protein is MTTLGAVFRPQLPPERLRSVARLADDVGLEELWLWEDCFREGGISAAAAALAWTERVRVGVGLLPVPLRNVAVTAMEAATLHRLFPGRAVLGVGHGVQDWMGQVGARVESPLTLLREHLVALRALLRGETVTTDGRYVALDDVALDWPPAGDGDIPVLAGATGPRTLRLTGEVADGTVLTAATTPDGVRRARDLIDEGRAAAGRTDPHQVVVYLLTATGPHAAARLRAELTAEKLHPAPDLGVAGHAGAVAEAVQRIAEAGADAVILQPTGDEPDPEGFLRFTAEEVRPLVP
- a CDS encoding alpha/beta fold hydrolase is translated as MADNGELGGVDGAGSRSTRTDTDTAGAASRRQALRRLAGVAGGAALAVGVGAGTARATGRPRTGVRTYVLVHGTHSAGAFWTAIGRELALRGHRVVAVDQPLHGTERFVPQAYRTQDPRALATEPSPVAALTLDDFERRVTDAVRRAARLGDPVVLVGHSMGGLSVSRVGDAVPELLAHICYMAAFCPSRTMPSLNACATSPEGQRAISPVDQVVGDPEKLGVLRLNWRTSSRRDLVVFKEMICADRTDAEFERELEGLQTDESLTAYADRAVGRAGTWGRIPRTYLRFGKDRTIAPELQDRMIAEADALTPHRRFRVHDFPDAGHLGPADPARLTDVLHGLRV
- a CDS encoding DinB family protein translates to MTTEGASGMPYAGGEKETLRAGLDRHRDAVLWKLDGLDDEQLRRPVTPSGTTLLGLVKHLASVEYGWFVETFGGEVEPLWFDPYTEEDMRTEDDTTERIVAFYGRARAAADRMIAERSLDDLGRPAWRQGDAVSLRWVLVHMLEETARHAGHMDIVRELVDGATGDHRPG
- a CDS encoding OmpA family protein, translating into MTHVRLSLILTATSFLLAGTTISAQAADDPSVPPGTEPTASAPVNVDANDPDLKIPEGATLAEPKVLDIKQVVEDQTGDERREDTNADVKFALQAEVLFGKDSAKLSAEARARISSIAEEIKTQNATKIRVFGFTDNLGSSAHGDVLSKRRANAVQAVLGQELNDANVTFEVRGYGEQYPISSNATESGRKKNRRVEVSFPRTEN